The Penicillium digitatum chromosome 6, complete sequence genome has a window encoding:
- a CDS encoding Mechanosensitive ion channel family — protein sequence MSSPIEERKAHTESKDKRKESDISPTSDDGTCVTEPDTDRNADLLKVDTTHHVDDDEHPPLRTPSARREQATRLEDDLMLLEAERMTSHSTGVHEDEHDHSSISRSRSRRSETVDEFDEATNPLHEKTAIYKPPEKPNTQIAVFVKKLHQSSFLVRYLTYISPVVILLLIPLLVGALKYPNASVGGVKLMWFSIWLEIVWLTLWAGRLVSKCFPPVVGLFASIFTNNAKKWRDMAKQIELHAALFFWWLGVEISFLPTMKNHHVDGNKGTRGWEVTLNKIIIAIFVWTILNFIEKILIQLIAISFHMRTYADRIEINKFQIGSLTKLYEWSRTTLSEKDDAFEEKKEVPTPSGVKTPLHYAGIAQRKAKGALSKVGNRVGDVAGAVVADVTGRAATRSTDAYQVILALLRTTGGCQVLARRLYRTFVRDGFETVFGGDLKAAFDDGEEAEAAFAMFDRDMNGDISMEELEAVCVDIGRERKSITASLKDLDSVVSKLDDVFMFFVIVVVLIVFLSLISTSAAGVLTSAGSAILALSWLFSATAQEFLQSVIFVFVKHPFDVGDRVTIYGNAGDAGLGDDYFVKEITLLYTEFKKMQGHVVQAPNSYLNGLFILNQRRSGALAEAVPIIIKYGTSIDQLDSLRQRLLEFVRSEKRDFQSNILTEMRAVTENFSLTLNVVFFYKSNWQNEGLRLQRRNKFICMLMVALQEIGIEGPRMNLQGAKFDIPFHVSYGNTRSAERQTPIDPEEVPISEDSHDLPENTGTGSGSAIRHPSILRKGMYAANARARGPSISPRKHVDFSLGMSNMASNDIMGDVFEDRGVVVDDIVRTANRDAAERRIQEENEDDEERRSRTSSSRHRRSSNMSAPSSNDDGHRSTDAHSFRSGHSSLSRNRFFQHRSSVSHDRDDLMEQGRFDKPTLPPPATAKEHPN from the exons ATGTCGTCCCCCATCGAGGAACGAAAAGCTCATACCGAATCAAAGGACAAGCGCAAAGAGTCGGACATTTCTCCCACCTCCGACGACGGAACCTGCGTGACCGAGCCCGACACGGATCGCAACGCGGATCTCTTAAAGGTTGACACTACACATCATGTCGACGATGATGAGCATCCGCCCCTGCGCACGCCGTCCGCCCGTAGGGAGCAGGCTACTCGCCTGGAGGATGACCTAATGCTCCTCGAAGCCGAGCGTATGACCTCGCACTCGACCGGTGTTCATGAGGACGAGCATGATCATAGCTCCATCAGTCGTTCCCGTTCGCGTCGCTCGGAAACGGTAGATGAGTTCGATGAAGCGACAAACCCTCTGCATGAAAAGACCGCGATTTACAAACCACCGGAGAAACCAAACACACAGATTGCAGTCTTTGTGAAGAAGTTGCACCAGTCGAGTTTCCTCGTGCGCTACTTGACCTACATTTCCCCTgtcgtcatcctcctcttgaTCCCGTTGCTGGTCGGCGCTCTCAAGTACCCCAATGCGAGCGTGGGTGGTGTCAAATTGATGTGGTTTTCGATTTGGTTGGAAATTGTCTGGTTGACTCTTTGGGCAGGACGG CTTGTCAGCAAATGCTTCCCTCCCGTCGTGGGTCTTTTTGCGAGTATATTTACCAACAACGCGAAAAAATGGCGCGATATGGCTAAACAGATCGAGCTTCACGCGGCGCTCTTTTTCTGGTGGCTCGGCGTGGAGATCTCCTTCCTGCCCACGATGAAAAACCACCATGTGGATGGCAACAAGGGGACGAGGGGTTGGGAAGTCACTCTCAACAAAATTATCATTGCCATCTTCGTGTGGACGATCTTGAATTTTATTGAAAAGATTCTTATCCAGCTAATTGCCATTAGCTTTCATATGCGCACCTATGCGGACCGCATTGAAATCAACAAATTCCAGATCGGCAGTTTGACCAAGCTGTATGAGTGGTCTCGGACCACTCTCAGTGAGAAAGACGATGCATttgaggagaagaaagaggtACCGACCCCTTCGGGAGTCAAAACCCCGTTACACTACGCTGGCATAGCCCAGCGGAAGGCTAAGGGTGCCCTGAGCAAAGTTGGAAACCGGGTCGGCGATGTCGCAGGTGCCGTAGTGGCTGATGTCACAGGCCGCGCGGCTACTCGCAGCACGGATGCCTATCAGGTCATCTTGGCGCTCTTGCGAACGACCGGAGGTTGTCAGGTTTTGGCGCGTCGTCTATATCGCACCTTTGTGAGGGACGGCTTCGAGACAGTTTTTGGTGGTGATCTGAAAGCCGCATTTGACGACGGCGAGGAAGCCGAAGCTGCCTTTGCCATGTTTGATCGTGACATGAACGGTGATATTTCAATGGAGGAGCTGGAGGCTGTCTGCGTTGACATTGGCCGTGAGCGCAAGTCCATTACTGCATCCTTGAAGGATTTGGATTCAGTCGTCTCTAAACTGGATGATGTGTTCATGTTCTTCGTAATTGTGGTAGTGCTGATTGTGTTCTTGTCGCTCATCTCGACCTCAGCCGCCGGCGTGCTCACCTCCGCGGGCTCTGCGATTCTGGCACTGTCTTGGTTGTTCTCTGCAACCGCCCAGGAGTTCCTTCAATCGGTTATCTTCGTCTTTGTCAAGCATCCCTTCGACGTGGGTGACCGTGTGACCATTTACGGCAACGCTGGTGATGCCGGGCTTGGCGATGATTACTTTGTGAAGGAAATTACTCTTCTCTACACCGAATTCAAGAAGATGCAAGGCCACGTTGTGCAGGCGCCGAACAGCTACCTCAATGGCCTTTTCATCCTAAATCAGCGCCGTTCGGGTGCACTTGCCGAGGCAGTTCCAATCATTATCAAGTACGGCACCAGCATTGATCAACTCGATTCTCTGCGACAGCGCCTCTTGGAGTTTGTACGCAGTGAGAAACGCGACTTCCAGAGCAACATCCTCACCGAAATGCGCGCCGTCACCGAGAATTTCTCGCTCACACTCAACGTTGTCTTCTTTTACAAGTCCAACTGGCAGAACGAGGGTCTACGTCTACAGCGACGCAATAAGTTCATCTGCATGCTCATGGTCGCCCTCCAGGAGATCGGCATTGAGGGCCCACGTATGAACCTCCAGGGAGCCAAGTTCGACATCCCCTTCCACGTAAGCTATGGCAATACACGCTCTGCCGAGCGGCAAACTCCCATCGACCCCGAGGAAGTCCCGATCTCAGAAGATTCCCACGATCTGCCAGAAAATACCGGAACCGGCAGCGGCAGCGCTATCCGTCACCCATCCATTCTCCGCAAGGGTATGTACGCTGCCAACGCCCGTGCCCGCGGCCCGTCTATCTCACCGCGTAAGCACGTCGACTTCTCCTTGGGCATGTCTAACATGGCATCCAACGATATCATGGGAGACGTGTTTGAGGATCGGGGTGTGGTCGTCGATGACATCGTCCGTACCGCCAACCGCGATGCTGCAGAGCGCCGCATTCAGGAAGAGAACGAGGACGACGAGGAGCGCCGGAGTCGGACATCCTCTTCCCGGCATCGTCGTTCCTCTAACATGAGTGCTCCCTCCAGTAATGATGACGGCCACCGGTCGACTGATGCTCACAGCTTCCGTAGTGGACATTCATCGCTCAGCCGCAACCGGTTCTTTCAACACCGCAGCAGTGTGAGTCACGACCGTGACGACTTGATGGAGCAGGGCCGCTTTGACAAGCCTACTCTACCCCCGCCAGCCACTGCCAAGGAGCACCCCAATTGA